One Streptomyces drozdowiczii DNA segment encodes these proteins:
- a CDS encoding HAMP domain-containing sensor histidine kinase gives MTSPGPGLRPFSIKAKLGTLVVVSVFITTGLIMVAFRTRTELRFITVFSVIATLLITQFVAHGLTAPLDEMRAVARSISHGDYTRRVNGADRRDELGDLAQTINLMADDLAAVDRHRKELVANVSHELRTPIAALRAVLENVVDGVSSADPETMRTALKQTERLGRLVETLLDLSRLDNGVVPLKANRFEVWPYLSGVLKEANLAAAHRRLSSGSGNHSRTDVHLHLDVSPPELTAHADAERLHQVVANLIDNAVKHSPPHGRVTVLARRGPQPESLHLEVVDEGPGIPESERHRVFERFNRGEVASPHGPGSDGGTGLGLAIARWAVDLHGGRIGVAESARGCRIRVTLPGIPQPRG, from the coding sequence ATGACCTCGCCCGGACCGGGGCTGCGGCCGTTCTCGATCAAGGCCAAGCTGGGCACCCTGGTGGTGGTCTCGGTGTTCATCACCACCGGCCTGATCATGGTGGCCTTCCGTACGCGGACCGAGCTGCGGTTCATCACCGTGTTCTCGGTCATCGCCACCCTGCTGATCACCCAGTTCGTGGCGCACGGCCTGACCGCGCCGCTGGACGAGATGCGCGCGGTGGCCCGGTCGATCTCGCACGGCGACTACACGCGGCGGGTCAACGGCGCGGACCGGCGCGACGAGCTGGGCGACCTGGCGCAGACCATCAATCTGATGGCGGACGACCTGGCGGCCGTGGACCGGCACCGCAAGGAGCTGGTGGCGAACGTCTCGCACGAGCTGCGCACGCCCATCGCGGCGCTGAGAGCCGTCCTGGAGAACGTGGTGGACGGGGTGTCCTCGGCCGATCCGGAGACGATGCGGACCGCGCTGAAACAGACGGAGCGCCTGGGCCGCCTGGTGGAGACGCTGCTCGACCTGTCCCGGCTGGACAACGGCGTCGTCCCGCTGAAGGCCAACCGCTTCGAGGTGTGGCCCTATCTGTCCGGGGTGCTGAAGGAGGCGAACCTCGCCGCCGCGCACCGCCGGCTCTCCTCCGGGTCCGGCAACCACTCGCGTACGGACGTCCATCTGCACCTGGACGTGTCGCCGCCGGAGCTGACCGCGCACGCGGACGCGGAGCGGCTGCACCAGGTGGTGGCCAATCTCATCGACAACGCCGTCAAGCACAGCCCGCCGCACGGCCGGGTCACGGTGCTGGCCCGGCGCGGCCCGCAGCCGGAGTCCCTGCACCTGGAGGTGGTGGACGAGGGCCCGGGCATTCCGGAGTCCGAGCGCCACCGGGTCTTCGAGCGGTTCAACCGGGGCGAGGTGGCCTCGCCGCACGGTCCGGGCAGCGACGGCGGCACCGGTTTGGGGCTGGCGATCGCCCGCTGGGCGGTGGATCTCCACGGCGGCCGGATCGGAGTGGCCGAATCTGCTCGCGGCTGCCGGATCCGCGTCACTCTTCCGGGGATTCCGCAACCGCGAGGTTGA
- a CDS encoding response regulator transcription factor: MEQTHTTHSGVAATPGAQRRVLVVEDDATIVDAISARLRAEGFLVQTALDGPAAVDAAEAWQPDLMVLDIMLPGFDGLEVCRRVQAQRPVPVLMLTARDDETDMLVGLGVGADDYMTKPFSMRELAARVHVLLRRVERAALAAVTPRSGILRLGELEIDHAQRRVRVRADDVHLTPTEFDLLVCLANTPRAVLSREQLLAEVWDWADASGTRTVDSHIKALRRKIGAERIRTVHGVGYALETPAP; encoded by the coding sequence ATGGAACAGACACACACCACCCACAGCGGCGTCGCGGCCACCCCGGGCGCGCAGCGCCGGGTGCTGGTGGTCGAGGACGACGCCACGATCGTCGATGCCATTTCCGCGCGGCTGCGGGCGGAGGGCTTTCTCGTGCAGACCGCGCTCGACGGCCCCGCCGCCGTGGACGCGGCCGAGGCGTGGCAGCCGGACCTGATGGTGCTCGACATCATGCTGCCGGGCTTCGACGGCCTGGAGGTCTGCCGCCGGGTCCAGGCCCAGCGGCCGGTGCCGGTGCTGATGCTGACCGCGCGGGACGACGAGACGGACATGCTCGTCGGGCTCGGGGTCGGCGCCGACGACTACATGACCAAGCCGTTCTCGATGCGTGAGCTGGCCGCCCGGGTGCACGTCCTGCTGCGCCGGGTGGAGCGGGCCGCGCTGGCCGCGGTGACGCCGCGCAGCGGCATACTCCGCCTCGGCGAGCTGGAGATCGACCACGCGCAGCGCCGGGTGCGGGTCCGCGCCGACGACGTGCACCTCACCCCGACCGAGTTCGACCTGCTGGTCTGCCTGGCCAACACCCCGCGCGCGGTGCTCTCGCGCGAGCAGCTGCTCGCCGAGGTGTGGGACTGGGCGGACGCCTCGGGCACCCGCACGGTCGACAGCCACATCAAGGCGCTGCGCCGGAAGATCGGCGCGGAGCGCATCCGTACCGTGCACGGCGTCGGCTACGCGCTGGAGACCCCCGCGCCATGA
- a CDS encoding multifunctional oxoglutarate decarboxylase/oxoglutarate dehydrogenase thiamine pyrophosphate-binding subunit/dihydrolipoyllysine-residue succinyltransferase subunit — MSSQSPSNSSISTDQAGPGTNPAAAFGANEWLVDEIYQQYLQDPNSVDRAWWDFFADYKPGKTGTADKPGAAAAGAAAPAAPAAPTTAPAAPAAPAQPAAQAPAAPAAPAKAAPAAPAAPKAPAQAAPAKAAPAPAAKAPAAKAKAAADTEAPAGPEYVTLRGPSAAVAKNMNASLELPTATSVRAVPVKLLFDNRIVINNHLKRARGGKISFTHLIGYAMVQALKAMPAMNYSYAEKDGKPTLVKPEHVNLGLAIDLVKPNGDRQLVVAAIKKAETLNFFEFWQAYEDIVRRARNGKLGMDDFTGVTASLTNPGGIGTVHSVPRLMPGQGLIMGVGAMDYPAEFQGTSQDTLNKLGISKVMTLTSTYDHRVIQGAASGEFLRVLSQLLLGENEFYDEIFKALRIPYEPVRWLKDIDASHDDDVTKAARVFELIHSYRVRGHVMADTDPLEYHQRKHPDLDITEHGLTLWDLERDFAVGGFAGKSMMKLRDILGVLRESYCRTTGIEFMHIQDPKQRKWLQDRVERPRPKPEREEQLRILRRLNAAEAFETFLQTKYVGQKRFSLEGGESVIPLLDAVIDSAAEARLDEVVIGMAHRGRLNVLANIVGKSYAQIFREFEGNLDPRSMHGSGDVKYHLGAEGTFTGLDGEQIKVSLAANPSHLEAVDPVLEGIARAKQDIINKGGTDFTVLPIALHGDAAFAGQGVVAETLNMSQLRGYRTGGTVHVVINNQVGFTAAPESSRSSMYATDVARMIEAPIIHVNGDDPEAVVRVARLAFEFRQAFNKDVVIDLICYRRRGHNEGDNPEFTNPQMYTLIDKKRSVRKLYTESLIGRGDITLEEAEQALQDFQGQLEKVFAEVREATSQPAQPHVSDPQAHFPVAVNTAVSAEVVKRIAESQVNIPESITVHPRLMPQMQRRAASVENGTIDWGMGETLAIGSLLMEGTPVRLAGQDSRRGTFGQRHAVLVDQVTGEDYTPLLYLTDDQARYNVYDSLLSEYAAMGFEYGYSLARPESLVIWEAQFGDFVNGAQTVVDEFISSAEQKWGQTSGVTLLLPHGYEGQGPDHSSARPERFLQMCAQDNMTVAMPTLPSNYFHLLRWQVHNPHHKPLIVFTPKSMLRLKAAASKVEEFTTGGFRPVIGDDTVEPSAVRKVVFCAGKVYYDLEAEREKRGVTDTAIIRLERLYPLPGAEIQAEIAKYPNAAKYLWAQEEPANQGAWPFIALNLIDHLDLAVGADVPHGERLRRISRPHGSSPAVGSAKRHQAEQTQLVNEVFEA; from the coding sequence GTGTCGTCTCAGTCCCCCAGTAACTCGAGCATCTCGACCGACCAGGCCGGCCCGGGCACCAACCCGGCCGCGGCATTCGGCGCCAATGAGTGGCTCGTCGACGAGATCTACCAGCAGTACCTCCAGGACCCCAATTCGGTCGATCGTGCCTGGTGGGACTTCTTCGCCGACTACAAGCCGGGCAAGACCGGCACGGCGGACAAGCCCGGCGCCGCAGCCGCGGGGGCTGCAGCGCCCGCGGCCCCGGCCGCCCCCACCACCGCACCGGCGGCCCCGGCCGCTCCGGCGCAGCCCGCCGCCCAGGCCCCGGCCGCACCCGCCGCCCCGGCGAAGGCCGCCCCGGCCGCCCCCGCCGCGCCCAAGGCTCCGGCCCAGGCCGCCCCGGCGAAGGCCGCCCCGGCTCCGGCCGCCAAGGCCCCCGCCGCGAAGGCCAAGGCCGCCGCGGACACCGAGGCGCCGGCCGGACCGGAGTACGTGACGCTGCGCGGCCCGTCCGCCGCGGTCGCGAAGAACATGAACGCCTCGCTGGAGCTGCCCACGGCCACGTCCGTGCGCGCCGTCCCGGTGAAGCTGCTCTTCGACAACCGCATCGTCATCAACAACCACCTCAAGCGCGCCCGGGGCGGGAAGATCTCCTTCACGCACCTCATCGGGTACGCGATGGTGCAGGCGCTCAAGGCCATGCCGGCCATGAACTACTCCTACGCGGAGAAGGACGGCAAGCCGACCCTCGTCAAGCCGGAGCACGTCAACCTCGGCCTCGCCATCGACCTGGTGAAGCCGAACGGCGACCGCCAGCTGGTCGTCGCGGCCATCAAGAAGGCCGAGACGCTCAACTTCTTCGAGTTCTGGCAGGCGTACGAGGACATCGTCCGGCGCGCCCGCAACGGCAAGCTCGGCATGGACGACTTCACCGGCGTCACCGCCTCGCTGACCAACCCCGGCGGCATCGGCACCGTCCACTCGGTGCCCCGCCTGATGCCCGGACAGGGCCTCATCATGGGCGTCGGCGCGATGGACTACCCGGCCGAGTTCCAGGGCACCTCGCAGGACACCCTGAACAAGCTGGGCATCTCCAAGGTCATGACCCTGACCTCCACGTACGACCACCGGGTCATCCAGGGCGCCGCCTCGGGCGAGTTCCTGCGCGTCCTCTCCCAGCTGCTGCTCGGCGAGAACGAGTTCTACGACGAGATCTTCAAGGCGCTGCGCATCCCCTACGAGCCGGTCCGCTGGCTCAAGGACATCGACGCCTCGCACGACGACGACGTCACCAAGGCCGCGCGGGTCTTCGAGCTGATCCACTCCTACCGGGTCCGGGGCCACGTCATGGCCGACACCGACCCGCTGGAGTACCACCAGCGCAAGCACCCCGACCTGGACATCACCGAGCACGGCCTCACCCTGTGGGACCTGGAGCGGGACTTCGCGGTCGGCGGCTTCGCCGGCAAGTCGATGATGAAGCTCCGCGACATCCTCGGCGTGCTGCGTGAGTCGTACTGCCGCACCACCGGCATCGAGTTCATGCACATCCAGGACCCGAAGCAGCGCAAGTGGCTCCAGGACCGGGTGGAGCGTCCGCGCCCCAAGCCGGAGCGCGAGGAGCAGCTGCGCATCCTGCGCCGGCTCAACGCCGCCGAGGCGTTCGAGACGTTCCTGCAGACCAAGTACGTCGGCCAGAAGCGGTTCTCGCTGGAGGGCGGCGAGTCCGTCATCCCGCTGCTCGACGCGGTCATCGACTCCGCCGCCGAGGCCCGCCTCGACGAGGTCGTCATCGGCATGGCCCACCGCGGCCGCCTGAACGTCCTGGCGAACATCGTGGGCAAGTCGTACGCCCAGATCTTCCGCGAGTTCGAGGGCAACCTCGACCCGCGCTCGATGCACGGCTCCGGCGACGTGAAGTACCACCTGGGCGCCGAGGGCACCTTCACCGGTCTGGACGGCGAGCAGATCAAGGTCTCGCTGGCCGCCAACCCCTCGCACCTGGAGGCGGTCGACCCGGTCCTGGAGGGCATCGCCCGCGCCAAGCAGGACATCATCAACAAGGGCGGCACGGACTTCACCGTCCTGCCCATCGCGCTCCACGGCGACGCGGCCTTCGCGGGCCAGGGCGTCGTCGCCGAGACGCTCAACATGTCGCAGCTGCGCGGCTACCGCACCGGCGGCACCGTGCACGTGGTGATCAACAACCAGGTCGGCTTCACCGCCGCCCCGGAGTCCTCGCGCTCCTCGATGTACGCCACCGACGTGGCGCGCATGATCGAGGCGCCGATCATCCACGTCAACGGCGACGACCCCGAGGCCGTCGTCCGGGTCGCCCGGCTCGCGTTCGAGTTCCGCCAGGCGTTCAACAAGGACGTCGTGATCGACCTCATCTGCTACCGCCGCCGCGGTCACAACGAGGGCGACAACCCGGAGTTCACCAACCCGCAGATGTACACCCTGATCGACAAGAAGCGCTCGGTGCGCAAGCTCTACACCGAGTCCCTGATCGGTCGCGGCGACATCACCCTGGAAGAGGCGGAGCAGGCGCTCCAGGACTTCCAGGGCCAGCTGGAGAAGGTCTTCGCCGAGGTCCGCGAGGCCACCTCGCAGCCGGCGCAGCCGCACGTCTCCGACCCGCAGGCCCACTTCCCGGTCGCCGTGAACACCGCGGTCTCGGCCGAGGTCGTCAAGCGGATCGCCGAGTCGCAGGTCAACATCCCCGAGTCGATCACCGTGCACCCGCGGCTCATGCCGCAGATGCAGCGCCGTGCCGCCTCGGTGGAGAACGGCACCATCGACTGGGGCATGGGCGAGACCCTGGCCATCGGTTCGCTGCTGATGGAGGGCACCCCGGTCCGGCTCGCCGGCCAGGACAGCCGCCGCGGCACCTTCGGCCAGCGCCACGCGGTGCTGGTGGACCAGGTCACGGGCGAGGACTACACCCCGCTCCTGTACCTGACGGACGACCAGGCCCGTTACAACGTCTACGACTCGCTCCTCAGCGAGTACGCGGCGATGGGCTTCGAGTACGGGTACTCGCTGGCCCGCCCGGAGTCGCTGGTCATCTGGGAGGCCCAGTTCGGTGACTTCGTCAACGGCGCGCAGACCGTCGTGGACGAGTTCATCTCCTCGGCCGAGCAGAAGTGGGGCCAGACCTCCGGCGTCACACTGCTGCTGCCGCACGGCTACGAGGGCCAGGGCCCGGACCACTCGTCCGCCCGCCCGGAGCGCTTCCTCCAGATGTGCGCGCAGGACAACATGACGGTCGCGATGCCGACCCTGCCGTCGAACTACTTCCACCTCCTGCGGTGGCAGGTGCACAACCCGCACCACAAGCCGCTGATCGTCTTCACCCCGAAGTCGATGCTCCGCCTCAAGGCGGCGGCGTCGAAGGTGGAGGAGTTCACCACCGGCGGCTTCCGCCCGGTCATCGGCGACGACACCGTCGAGCCGAGCGCCGTCCGCAAGGTCGTCTTCTGCGCCGGCAAGGTCTACTACGACCTGGAGGCCGAGCGCGAGAAGCGGGGCGTCACGGACACCGCGATCATCCGCCTGGAGCGCCTGTACCCGCTGCCGGGTGCGGAGATCCAGGCCGAGATCGCCAAGTACCCGAACGCCGCGAAGTACCTGTGGGCCCAGGAGGAGCCGGCCAACCAGGGCGCCTGGCCGTTCATCGCCCTGAACCTGATCGACCACCTGGACCTGGCCGTCGGCGCGGACGTCCCGCACGGCGAACGCCTGCGCCGCATCTCGCGCCCGCACGGCTCGTCCCCGGCAGTCGGCTCGGCCAAGCGCCACCAGGCGGAGCAGACCCAACTGGTCAACGAGGTCTTCGAGGCCTGA